The genomic segment CGATCGAGATCACGTGGGAGAACACCTCCACGCCGATGGTTTCCCGCAGGAAGTTACGGGCCAGCACCCCCAAGGCCACCCGGGCTGCGGTTTCTCGCGCAGAGGCGCGCTCTAGCACCGGGCGGGCCTCGTCGAAGCCGTATTTGATCATGCCGGCGAAATCAGCGTGGCCAGGCCGCGGACGGGTGAGCTTGGCGCCCCGCCCGGAGGACAAGGCCTTCTGTACCTCGGGATCGCTTTCATCCAAGGGCGCGGCGGACATGATGGTGGTCCACTTGGGCCATTCGGTGTTGCCGATCATGATGGCGATCGGCGCGCCCAGGGTCTGCCCGTGGCGCACCCCGGTGAGCAGCGAGAGCTCATCGGCTTCGAACTTCATGCGTGCACCGCGGCCATAGCCGAGGCGACGGCGAGCGAGATGCGCCGAGATCTCCTCCACTGTGATCGGCACACCCGCAGGTAGGTGTTCCATGGTGGCGATTAGGGCTTGACCGTGGGATTCCCCAGCTGTAGTCCATCGAAGCATGCCCCATATTCTTGCACGTCGAGTGCGGGTACATGCACATCTACCCCCGTTTAATTTCCCCGCCTTAATGCTCAGGCACCAAGCGCCACAACTACGAGCGTGGCCGCCACCATGCCCGGCCCGTGCGGCACACGTCCGCGGGGCGTGGGGGACGGCGTGTTGCTGAGGTGGTTCAAGGTGGCGTCGATAAGCGTGAGAAGTGCCGCCCCTGCGATCACCCAGGGCAGCACAAGTGCACCCTGAGCTGCAGCGATAATGCCGAGAGAGGCGGCGAGTTTAACGTCTCCCCCGCCGATGCCCCACCGACGCCACCATGCGAGGCCATAGCATCCGGCCCACAGCGCCCCACCCCACCACGCACTGGGATACAGCACCAGTGCCAAGATCAATGCAGTGCCAGTCAGTGCATTGGGCAGACGAGCGTGGATGCGATCCCACCCGGCCACGACGATGAGCAGCACACACAGTGCGCTCATACCGAGATAAGTGATGCCGCCATGTGCCGCGACAATAATGTCCCCCACAATCTCCCCCAAGATCTGTGTCTGTATCCACCCCTCACGGAGAAGGGGCTAAACATTTAGCGGGCGCAGGCGATCTCCGTGGCCGGCACTCCCGTTGCTTCTGCTAGCGCGGCCACCATCGACTCCCGTGGGGCGGCCACGCCGGTGAATTGCTCGAATTGGCTAAACGCCTGGTGGGCAAGCATGCTCAGCCCACCCACACACGCCATGCCCCTTTCGCGGGCGAGCGCAACGAGCGGGGTGGGCCAGGGATCATAGATCACATCAAACACTGGGGCTTGGGCTATGAGTTCCTCCGCACCCGCCACCACCGCGGCGGGCACCGTGGAGATCACCACGGCGCTGCGGCGACAGACCTCGGCGATGTCTCCGGTGTGCTCCCAAGACAGCCACCGCACGGGTGCGGCGCTTAGCTCTTGCAGCTGCTCGGATTTATCGCTGCGGTTGATCACGGTGATCTCCGCGGCCCCAAGCTCGCCTGCGGCATAGACAGCTGGGCGGGCTGTGCCGCCACCACCGATGATCACCACCGGCTGATCGGCGATGTCTACCCCCAGCACTCCGAGCCCGCCGTGGATTCCTTCCACGTCGGTGTTATCTGCCCGCCAGCCGGACTCGGTACGCACCAATGTGTTGGCCGAGCCGATGGCACGTGCCCGCGGGCTGAGCTCTGCCGCATGGGCAGCGGCTTCGAACTTGCAGGGCATTGTCACCGACAACCCAGCCATGTCGGGGTTCTGAGCGGCCTCAGCCATCAGCGCTGGAAGCTGCTCGGCGGTGGCCTCGCGGCGGCCATAGCTCCACTGGCTCAACCCAGCGGCCAGATAACCGGCGTTGTGCAACACCGGAGAGAGCGAATGATCAATCGGGGATCCAACAACTGCTGCATAAGGCATGTGTGCCATTGTCTCCCCTAGCCCACACGGTGTCCACACAACTCCCGCGCGCGGGGGCGCTAGGCGCAGGAGCCGTGAGGCGCAGCGCGCTAGCAGCAGGCCCGTGAGGCGCAGCGCGCTAGCAGCAACGACGCCATGCCGCGCTCCCAAATGCATCGGCGCACCGCCCATACTCCAAGACACAGCACTATTGACGCACAGCACCCGCCCCCGAAGCTTTCGGGAGCGGGTGTGCATCAAGGCCACAACTCGAGCGTCAAGGCCGCAGCCGCAGCGGCGGTCGACCGTGTCGCTAGGGCGCCTCCGGCGCGGGCGGCGCTTCCGGTGCCGGGGGTTCGGCCGGCTCCGGGGCCTCACGGCCGCTGTCGAGCACGCCGTTGTCGATTGCGCGCTGGGTGTCGGCCTGGTGCTGCTCGAAGTTGTCGTTGAACACGGTGGTGCCGTCCTTGTCCACGGTGACGAAGAACAGCCAATTACCCTCGGCCGGGTTTTCCATGGCCCGCAGCGCCTCCTCGGAGGGCGCAGCGATCGGGGTTTCCGGCAGGCCTTCCTTGGCGTAGGTGTTCCACGGGGTCACGCGGGCGCGATCCTCATCGGTGGTGGCCACCTCCACCTCGGGCAGGCCGTAGTTCACGGTCGAGTCGAACTCAAGGCGCATCGGCTCATGGAGACGGTTGAGGATCACTCGGGCCACCTTGTCGAAGTCGCCAGCCGGGGCCTCGCGCTCCACCAGCGACGCAGCGGTGAGTAGCTCGTAGGGGCTCAGGCCAATGGCTTGGGCGCGGGCGACAATGTCGGTGTCGTTGTACATCTTGGTCGAGCGGCTCACCAGATCCTTAAGCACCGCGGTGGCATCGGCCTTGGGGTCGATCACATAGGTACCGGGGGCGATCAGCCCCTCGAGGCGCTTAGGATCCTCGCCGCGGGCGCGCACCGGCTCAATGGCCCAGGAGGGCACTCCCAGCTCTTCCAGGTTGGCGGTGGCGGCAGCCTTTTCCAGATCGGGAAGCTTGATGCAGTCGCCGGCCTGGTCCTCGCAGCTGATGCGGGAGATTTCAGAGAGAATACCCAGGCGGGTATCGCCTCCCACAACGCGCACATCCATGAGGGTCTGCCCGCCGGGCACCTGCAGTGCCTCGGCCTTATTGGCCGGGTCCACCAACGCCGCCACGGCGGCTTCGGCACTCATCTGCCCCTGCAGGCGATAGAAGCCGGGCTGGATATTAGCGGCGTCGGGGTTAGCGCCTGCCGCCTTTTGGAAAGCACCATTGGATTTCACAATGCCGCGATCGACCAGCTCCACTCCGAGTTCGGAGACGGTCTCGCCCTCGTTGATCTGCACCAGCTCGATCTCGCCGTTGCCGTCACCGGCATAGTCGGCCAAGCTCGGTGGATTGGCGCGCATCACAGCGATGTAGATGATAGAGCCGATGATGAGCAGCAGAGAGGCGACCAAAATGGCCACACCGCGCTGGCGCCTTTTGACATACACCGGTTCCATGCGCCGACCACGCTGGGCTTGAGGACGTTGAGCCATAACTTGTTTGTGCCTCTCACATTCTTCACTACTCACTCTCGCGGCTTAGGCGCTGAGCGCGCGCATCGAGCCACGATTGCAAGATTTCCACTGCAGCTGCCTGATCAATCACATCCCGACTCTCCCGCGTCGATCGCCCCGAGGCGTGCAAAGCCTGGGTGGCCACGACGGTGGTGAGGCGCTCATCGGCGAAACGCACCGGGATCGTCTTCCCTGCGCGGCTGAGTCGCCGGTTAATCCGGAACGCGATTTCCTTGGCATGCTTGACTGACTTGGAGCCATGTCCCTTGAGATCGCGGGGCAAACCCACCACGACCTCCACTACCTGACCGTCCTCGATGATCTCGATCAGACGATCAATATCTGCTAAGTCTCGCCCCCCGAAGCCGGTCTGGCGCCGCACGGTCTCCACCGGCATCGCCAGCGAGGCATCGCGATCCGACATAGCGACACCAATGCGCGCCGTCCCAACATCTACGCCGAGCCGTCGGCCCGCCCCGGGGTCATCGACCCCAGGCTCATCGGGAGTTGGTTTATTGGCCATCCGCATCTTTCTATCTTCACAACGGGCATTGAGCACATAGCTACACCTACAATGTAGCGATTCGTGACCGTTTAGTGATAAATATCCCCGCGTGTCTCGCCTAGCAGTATGGCTTTTCGACGCCAACCTCCCCCATCCCACCCCCACTGTTTCAAGTTTCAGAGCTTGACTTATGGGCCTGTCGGGCCCGTGGTGACGGGAGGTGGCGTCGAAAAGCCACGCGCCTAGAAAAGCAGAATCACCCATCCCCTAAACCGGGATGGGTGAGAGGGACGATATAACCCCTTTAGGCTTCGAGCTCTGCGTGCACCGCTGCGAAACCGGCCTCGATTCCAGCGGCATCCGAGCCAGACCCCTGAGCCATATCCGGCTTGCCACCGCCACGGCCGCCAATGTGGCTACCGAAGAGCTTCACCAGCTCGCCGGCTTTGACCCCGTTGGAGACAGCCTGGCCAGTCGCGGCGACGATGAAGGGCACCTTGCCGCCATTATCGCTAGCTAGCACCACCACACCGGCGCGCTCACCGAGTCGATTCTTCAGATCGGAGGCCATCTCGCGCAGGTCGCCACCCGAGAGGCCGTCCGCCAGCTGGGCGGTGATCAGCTTGAAGGAGCCCGCCGGACGGGCCGAGGAGAGAATCTCACCAGTCTGAGCGGCCAACTGCTGCTTGTGCAGCTGGGCGATCTGCTTCTCGGCGGCCTTGAGCTTCTCAGTAAGCTGCGCGATGCGCTCGGGCAGCTCCTCGCTCGGGGCCTTCAGCGAGCTGGCCAGACCAGCGGCCAGCGCCCGCTCGCGGGAAAGATAGGAGAAGGAATCCAGCCCCGAGTAGGCCTCGATGCGGCGCACCCCGGAGCCCACCGAGGACTCACCGAGCACGGCCACTGGGCCGATCTGAGAGGAGTGGCTCACGTGGGTGCCGCCACACAGCTCCATGGAGAAAGGACCACCGATCTCGACCACGCGCACATTGTGCCCATAGTTCTCGCCGAACAGCGCCATCGCCCCCATGGCCTTGGCTTCGTCCAAGGTGGTCTCGATGGTGTTCACTTGATAGTCGGTATCCACTGCCTGGTTGGTGATGTGCTCGATCTGCTGCATCTGCTCCGGGCTCAGTGCCTGAGTGTAGTTGAAGTCGAAACGCAGGTAGCCGGGCTTGTTCATCGAGCCAGCCTGCACAGCCGTGGGCCCAAGCACCTCCCGCAGCGCGGCGTGAATGAGGTGAGTAGCGGAGTGGGCCTGGCGGGCGGCGTGACGCCACGCCGGATCCACCGCGGCGTGCACTTGGGTGCCCACCCCCAGCTCCCCGCCGAGCACGCGGGCCTTGTGCACCCACAGTTTCTTGCCGATCTTTTGCACATCGCTGACCTCAAGATCAGCCGAGCCGGCCGTGATTCGACCACGGTCACCCAGCTGGCCACCGGCCTCCGCGTACATAGGCGAGACATCGAGGATCACCTCGACCTCCTCGCCCGGGGTGGCGGCCTGAAGCAGCTGGCCATCACGGATCAACCCCAGCACGCGGGACTCGGCCTCGAGGTTGTCAAAGCCGACGAACTCAGTCGGGTGCTCATCCACGAACTCGCGATAGACGGACATGTCGGCGTGGCCGTGCTTCTTGGCCACGTTATCGGCCTTGGCGCGGGCACGCTGCTCGGCCATGAGCTGATCGAAGCCGGCACGATCCACCTCCAGCCCCGCCTCGGCGGCCATCTCGAGGGTGAGGTCGATCGGGAAGCCATAGGTGTCGTGTAGGGCAAAGACCTTATCGCCAGACAGGCTGGTGGCACCGTTAGCGCGTGCCTCAGCGGCGGCGTTATCGAATAGGTGGGTGCCGGATTCCAGCGTGCGCAGGAAGGCCTTTTCCTCGTTGGTGGCCACCTGCAGGATGCGGGCGCGGGCCTCGGCGATCTCCGGATAGGACAGCTCCATGGTGTCCATGATGGTGTTCATCAGCTGTTCCATGGTTTCGCCGGTAGCACCCAGCAGCTTGGCAGAACGGATGATACGTCGCAGCAGGCGGCGCAGAATGTAGCCGCGCCCCTCGTTGCCCGGGGTCACGCCATCGAGGATGAGCATCATGCCAGTGCGGGAGTGATCGGCGATCACGCGGAAGCGGATGTCGTTCTGGTCGTTCTCGCCGTAGCTGGCGCCGGTGAGATTCTCGGCCACCTCGATCACCGGGCGCAGCAGATCGGTCTCGTAGACATTGTCCACGCCCTGCAGGATGCAGGCGACGCGCTCGATACCGAGGCCGGTGTCGATGTTCTTCTTCGGCAGCGGGCCGAGGATCTCGAAGGAATCCTTGCCGGTGCCCTCGCCACGCTCATTCTCCATGAACACGAGGTTCCAGATCTCCATGTAGCGGTTATCATCCGCCACCGGGCCGCCCTCTTGGCCGTACTCTGGGCCGCGGTCATAGTAGATCTCCGAGCACGGGCCGCAGGGTCCGGGAATGCCCATGGACCAGTAGTTATCCGCCATGCCCAGACGCTGGATGCGCTCGGCGGGCACGCCGATCTTCTTGTTCCAGATCTCGGCGGCCTCGTCATCGTCCAGATACACCGTCACCCACAGCCGCTCGGGGTCGAGGCCGTAGCCTCCCTCGGACACATCACCGGTCAGCAGCTCCCAAGCGTGGGTGATAGCGCCTTCCTTGAAGTACTGGCCAAAGGAGAAGTTGCCGGCCATCTGGAAGAAGGTGTTGTGGCGGGTGGTGATGCCCACCTCCTCGATATCGAGGGTGCGCACACACTTCTGGATAGAGGTGGCCGTGCCCTGAGCAAAGGGTGGGTTTTGCTGGCCCAAGAAATAGGGCTTAAAGGGCACCATGCCGGCGTTCACAAACAGCAGGGTGGGATCGTCAAGAATCAGCGAGGCGCTAGGCACGGCCTCATGGCCTGCCTTCACGAAGTGCTGCGTAAACCGCTCTCGGATCTCATGAGTCTGCACGAAAAAATTCCTCGCTTCACCGTGGTAATAGTGTCAATCTCTGGGTTACTTTACTCGTTAGCCGCGCACGATCCTGCGCAGGCGACCGATAAAATCATACAGGCGCTTTTCCGCACCGTGAGTGCTCGGCTCATAGTAGACGGCATCGTCCAAAGCCTCGGGGATATAGCGCTGGGCCACTACCCCGCGGGGGTCGTCGTGCGGATAGCTATAGCCCACCGCATTGCCCAGCTTCTTCGCCCCCTCATAGTGACCATCACGCAGGTGCTGCGGCACGGGGTAGTTCTTTCCTTCGCGCACATCCTGAAGCGCCTTATCGATCGCCACATACACCGCATTGGATTTGGGCGCGGTAGCCAGATGCACCACGGCTTGGGCTAGGACGATGCGCCCCTCCGGCAGCCCAATCAGCTGCACCGCCTGGGCGGCGGCAGTGGCAGTTGTCAGCGCGGTGGGATCGGCCATGCCGATATCCTCACTCGCGGCGATCACCAGCCGACGGGCAATGAAACGCGGGTCTTCGCCCGCATCGATCATCCTGGCCAAATAGTGCAGGGCCGCATCCACATCCGAGCCGCGAATCGATTTGATGAAGGCACTGGTGACGTCGTAGTGCTGGTCCCCATCGCGGTCATAGCGCACGATCGCGCGATTCACGTTGTCTTTAATGGTCTCAACGGTGAGCGTGCCGCCATCCTCTACCGCTTCGGCGCAGGCCTCAAGATAGGTGAGGCTGCGTCGGCCATCGCCGCCGGCAAGCAGCACCAGTTGCTCGAGTGCGTCATCCGCAGCGCTGATCCGCCCGCCGATGCCGCGTTCATCACTCAAGGCCCGGGTGATGAGCTCTTTAATGGAGTCATCCTCGAGCGGGTTGAGCTGCAGCAGCAGCGAACGAGACAACAGGGGCGAGACCACAGAAAAACTCGGATTCTCGGTGGTGGCGGCCACCAACAGCACTGTGCGGTTTTCCACCGCGGCCAGCAGCGCGTCTTGCTGTGTTTTAGAGAAGCGGTGCACCTCATCGATAAAGAGCACGGTCTGCTGACCGTGGATGAGGCGACGGCGGGCCTCATCGATGACCGCTCGCACCTCCTTGACCCCGCTACTCAATGCAGACAAGGCCACAAAATGCCGGCCGGTGGCGGCACTCACCAGAGAGGCAATGGTGGTTTTCCCTGTGCCGGGTGGGCCATAAAGAATCACCGAGGCATCGCCGGAGCCCTCGACGAGCCGGCGCAGGGGCTTACCGGGGCCTAGCAGGTGGTCTTGGCCGACCACCTCGTCCAAAGTGCGCGGACGCATCCGCGCCGCCAATGGGGCCGCGGCACCGGGGTGGAAATAATCCTGCGCCGAACTACCGGCACTGAGGTTCGCACCGCCTCCCACTCCGCTCGCGGGCGCTCCGGTGTCAAAGAGGCCATCTTGGGGCATCGTTTTAAGTACCTACTCCTAGTGGGTGCTATGGCGCAGCGACTCGGCAAAGTCGGCGCCTACGAATCGATCGATGACATGTTCAGCGAAGCTCACCACGGCTGGGAAGCGTGGATCATCGGAGCGCTGAGCGAAGCGAATGAGCGCATCGAAGGTTTCGTAGATGTCGATCTTGGCAAGCCGTTCCAGCTCTGCGGTGTCATCGAAGGAATCGAGCATCTGCTGGGCAGACCAGCCCAAGTTGGTGTTGTGCGCCGAATCGTCCATATCGAGCCCCTCGGGGTTGATCTGGTCGAGCACATTGAGCGGGCCGAAGTTGAGATGCCAAATCGAGAGCACCGCCCAGCCCACGAGGGCAGTAACGATGCGCGCGCGCAGCCGCTCGGGGTTGTTCACGTTCGGCCACATGGTGCTTACCTCTTGGCGCCAGGCCTCCACAAAGAGATCAGCTTCGTGGTCGCTGAGTCGGTGGGAGAACACGAACTGTGGGAACCCGGCCACCACGCAGGCGACGTCGAAGGTGGCATCACGGAAACCCGCCCACTCGTAATCCAAAAACTCGGGACGCTCGGAGTAGACGATATTGTCCGGGGAGAGATCGAAGGGGGTAAAGGCCCGGTGTTGGCCAGAGACCAGCCGACGCTGAGCCTCGGTAGCGAAGCGTCGTACCGCTGGATCGATGTGCACACCGTGGCTTTCTAAAAACTCCATGCCGGAGGTGATCCCGGTCTCCAGCGCCTCGTCGCGGTAGCCGGCATGGCTGGCATTGGCCCCATGCTTGGACACCATGCGGCGAAACAGGATGTCGAAGTCTTGCTCGTGATCCGCCGAAGCCGAGTGCAAAAGACCCAGCGCCCGGCCGAGCCGCCGTAACAGGGCACAGCGCTGATCCGCATCGGCTCGGTCCATCAGATCGGCAAAGGTGTCTACATCGCCACAGTCAGAGATCACCAGCAGCCGCTCGTCCATGTCATAGGCTAGGAGCACGGGCCCTGGCCGCACGTCATTGGGCAGCGAGGTGGTGAACTGATAGGCCACCACCTCCCGCAGAAAGCGGGTGGGATCAAGAGGATCATCTGAGGACGGCGAGTGCTTGACCACCACCGTGCGCTCTTGCAGATAGGGCGAGGGGGTGAGCTTCAACCGCAGCACAGTGGAGCTTCCCGAACCTTCCAGAATCTCTGCGCCGATCAGCTTGAGAGAACCGCCATACCGCTTGCACAAGAGCTTCTCTGCGCGAGCAACCACGTGCTCGTGGATCTCTTCAACGGCCGCGGTGGGTGTGATAGTCGCCGACATGGGCGTGGCCTCTCCTCGGTGGGATTGTTAAGTTTAAAAACTATGGTGTTGATCGACGGGCCCGGTTGTCTCTGGGCCCGCATAGGCGGTACAGACCGCGCGCCTGCGCCGCTAAAGATATCGGCACTGTGGCCGAAGCTAACTTGCTGTCCATATGGCACAGCACACAGGCTTGGGCTATGTGTGTCATGTGCACCATTGTGCCTGAGCAGCCGGCTCACCGATAGTGCTGGGGCGATTATCACAGCCCTTACACAGGGCCGTGACGCACGCACCTATCGCTTCTACCGAGGCTGCCGCTAGCTCGCGGCGCCGCAGATCCTATCCGCCTCTGATTCCTCGGCCGCGTACCGGCTGATGTGAACCGCGCGCATGCAAAAGCGAGGGCGCTGAGCCTGCCGCACACTGTGCACGAGACTGCCACCCTCGCTGAGCGCTAGCTGAACCCACACCAATGGTGGCGGGCCCGCCAGTGACGGTGCGGGTTAGGACTGGGTGTCCTTCTTCGGCTTGGCATCGATACCCGATTCTTTGCGCTGCTGCGCGGTGATCGGTGCCGGCGCCGCAGTGAGCGGATCCACGCCGCCACCGGACTTCGGGAAGGCGATCACGTCACGGATGGACTCCACGCCAGCCAGCAGGGAGACAATGCGGTCCCAGCCGAAGGCGATGCCGCCGTGCGGCGGAGCGCCGAATGCGAAGGCGTCGAGCAGGAAGCCGAACTTCTCTTGGGCCTCCTCCTCGCTGATGCCCATCACCTTAAACACGCGCTCCTGCACGTCGCGGCGGTGGATACGGATGGAGCCTCCGCCGATCTCGTTGCCGTTGCAGACGATGTCATAGGCGTAAGCGGTGGCCTCGCCTGGGTTCTCGTCGAAACTATCGAGCCACTCGGGCTTCGGCGAGGTGAAGGCGTGGTGCACGGCAGTCCACTTGGAGTGGCCCAAGGCTACATCGCCAGAGGCGGTGGCATCCGCGGAGGGCTCGAAGAGCGGGGCATCGACGACCCAGGTGAAGGCCCAGTCGCCGTCCTTGATCAGCCCCAGCTTCTCAGCGATCGCCCCGCGGGCCGCACCGAGCAGCGCACGGGAGGACTTCGCATCGCCTGCAGCAAAGAAGATGCAGTCGCCCGGCTTGGCGCCCACGTGCTCGGCGATACCGGCACGCTCGGCGTCGGTGATGTTCTTAGCCACGGGGCCGGCGAGCTCGCCGTCCTCGCCCACCAGAATGTAGGCAAGGCCCTTGGCGCCGCGCTGCTTGGCCCATTCCTGCCAAGCATCGAGCTGGCGGCGCGGCTGCGAGGCGCCGCCGTCCATCACCACGGCACCCACATAGTCGTTCTGGAACACGCGGAAGGTGGTGTCCTTAAAGAACTCGGTGCACTCCACCAGCGGAATATCGAAGCGGAGATCCGGCTTATCGGAGCCGTACTTCTCCATCGCTTCCTTGTAGGTCATGCGCGGAATCGGGGTGGAGATCTCGTAACCGATCTCCTTCCACAGCGCCACGAGAATGTCCTCCGCTAGGGCGATGACATCCTCCTGGTCCACGAAGCTCATCTCCACGTCCAGCTGGGTGAACTCCGGCTGGCGGTCAGCGCGGAAATCCTCATCACGGTAGCAGCGGGCGATCTGGTAATAACGCTCCATGCCGGCAACCATGAGCAGCTGCTTAAACAGCTGCGGCGACTGCGGCAGGGCGTACCACGAGCCCGGCTTGAGGCGCGCCGGCACGAGGAAATCGCGGGCGCCCTCTGGGGTGGACTTGGTGAGGGTGGGAGTCTCGATCTCGATGAAGTCATGGCTATCGAGCACCTTGCGAGCGGCGCGGTTGACATTCGAGCGCAGCTTCATCGCGGCGGCCTGGCTGGAACGACGCAGATCCAAATAGCGGTACTTCAGACGGGCTTCCTCGCCCACCTCGCCGGAAGAGGAGGCATCCTCAATCTGGAAAGGCAGGGCGGCAGCCTCGTTGAGGATCTCCAACTCAGAGACGTTAACTTCCACATCGCCAGAGGCAAGGTTCGGGTTCTCGCTGCCCTCCGGGCGCGGCTCGACCACACCGGTGACCTTGATGCAGAACTCGCTGCGCAGCTTGTGCGCCTGCTCAGCCACCTCGGACTCACGGAAGACCACCTGCGCCACGCCGGAGCGGTCGCGCAGATCAATAAAGATCACACCACCGTGATCACGGCGACGCGCGACCCACCCGGTCAGCGTCACGGTGCTGCCCGCGGTCTCTTTCCTCAAATCCCCTGCACAATGTGTACGCAACACTGAAGGCTGTCCCTTTCCTTTACATAAATATGTAGATCCGTGACGAGTGTACCCGTTGGTAGGGACATTCTCGACACCACCCCTACCCCACGCTTGTCGACGCCAACCACCTCACCACCTTCCCGAAGCGCCAGTATGCAGCGAAGTGGCGTCGATAAGCGCTGAGAGTGTGAGAATATATACGCATGACTTTTCGTAAAGACGTCACCAGCGAGGGAAGCCGCGCCCGCACCGGCGGCGGCGGTAAAGCGGTAGCGCTCGGTGGCGGCGGTATCGGCACCTTGCTACTCGTGGGCCTGTATCTGTTCATGGGCGGAGATATCGGCAGCCTGGGCCAGCTCGCCGGCCCAGAACAACAGCAACACAGCGATGGCGGTGGATTGGATCACTGCCGCACCGGCGAGGATGCCAATAAGCACGACGATTGCCGCGTGATGTTTACTGCCCTGTCGGTCGATGATGTGTGGCGCGAGCAGCTACCTGCCCAGGCAGGCATCGACTACACCGAACCCACACCCGTCCTCTTCGAAGGCGCCACCCAGTCCGGCTGCGGTGTGGCCCAATCCGCCACTGGGCCGTTCTACTGCCCGCGGGATAACTCCGCTTACTTCGACACCTCTTTCTTTAGCCAGCTCGACCAGCTCGGCGGAGACTCCGGACCTCTGGCGCAGATGTATGTGGTCGCGCACGAATACGGCCACCACATCCAGAACCTAGAAGGCACCCTCGGGTTGAGCGACTACAACAACCCTGGGGCGGAGTCGAATGCGGTGAAGATCGAGCTGCAGGCCGACTGCTACGCAGGCTTGTGGGCGCACTATGCCGATAAGGGCCCCGATGCCTATCTCGAGCCCATCACCGAAGAACAGGTGCAGCAGGCCCTCGACACGGCCCGCGCTATTGGCGATGACAACATCCAGGAACACTCCGGCCGCGAAGTCCAGCCCGACAGCTGGACCCACGGTTCCTCGGCTCAGCGCCAGCAGGCGTTCATGGATGGCTACAAGAGTGGCTCGATGGCCACCTGCGACACCCTCGATCGCGGCGGCTACACCAGCTAACACCACCGCCGCCGCACCTTTTGCCCGAGCTGCCATCTGCCCGAAGGATGACCCGCCATGAGTGAGCACCCCCATCAGCGCGACAGCGAGCCCGTACACCGCGCCCACCAGTTCATCGCCGCGTTCAATGACATCGAGGCACATTTCCGCTCAGTGTTGCAGCCCAAAGGCCACGAGGCCTTCGGCTCGATGGCGCGGCGCATGGCCAACCAGGGCGCGATCACCTCGGGGCAGCTGATGGAGC from the Corynebacterium ciconiae DSM 44920 genome contains:
- the alaS gene encoding alanine--tRNA ligase; this encodes MQTHEIRERFTQHFVKAGHEAVPSASLILDDPTLLFVNAGMVPFKPYFLGQQNPPFAQGTATSIQKCVRTLDIEEVGITTRHNTFFQMAGNFSFGQYFKEGAITHAWELLTGDVSEGGYGLDPERLWVTVYLDDDEAAEIWNKKIGVPAERIQRLGMADNYWSMGIPGPCGPCSEIYYDRGPEYGQEGGPVADDNRYMEIWNLVFMENERGEGTGKDSFEILGPLPKKNIDTGLGIERVACILQGVDNVYETDLLRPVIEVAENLTGASYGENDQNDIRFRVIADHSRTGMMLILDGVTPGNEGRGYILRRLLRRIIRSAKLLGATGETMEQLMNTIMDTMELSYPEIAEARARILQVATNEEKAFLRTLESGTHLFDNAAAEARANGATSLSGDKVFALHDTYGFPIDLTLEMAAEAGLEVDRAGFDQLMAEQRARAKADNVAKKHGHADMSVYREFVDEHPTEFVGFDNLEAESRVLGLIRDGQLLQAATPGEEVEVILDVSPMYAEAGGQLGDRGRITAGSADLEVSDVQKIGKKLWVHKARVLGGELGVGTQVHAAVDPAWRHAARQAHSATHLIHAALREVLGPTAVQAGSMNKPGYLRFDFNYTQALSPEQMQQIEHITNQAVDTDYQVNTIETTLDEAKAMGAMALFGENYGHNVRVVEIGGPFSMELCGGTHVSHSSQIGPVAVLGESSVGSGVRRIEAYSGLDSFSYLSRERALAAGLASSLKAPSEELPERIAQLTEKLKAAEKQIAQLHKQQLAAQTGEILSSARPAGSFKLITAQLADGLSGGDLREMASDLKNRLGERAGVVVLASDNGGKVPFIVAATGQAVSNGVKAGELVKLFGSHIGGRGGGKPDMAQGSGSDAAGIEAGFAAVHAELEA
- the ruvX gene encoding Holliday junction resolvase RuvX, yielding MANKPTPDEPGVDDPGAGRRLGVDVGTARIGVAMSDRDASLAMPVETVRRQTGFGGRDLADIDRLIEIIEDGQVVEVVVGLPRDLKGHGSKSVKHAKEIAFRINRRLSRAGKTIPVRFADERLTTVVATQALHASGRSTRESRDVIDQAAAVEILQSWLDARAQRLSRESE
- a CDS encoding replication-associated recombination protein A, which encodes MPQDGLFDTGAPASGVGGGANLSAGSSAQDYFHPGAAAPLAARMRPRTLDEVVGQDHLLGPGKPLRRLVEGSGDASVILYGPPGTGKTTIASLVSAATGRHFVALSALSSGVKEVRAVIDEARRRLIHGQQTVLFIDEVHRFSKTQQDALLAAVENRTVLLVAATTENPSFSVVSPLLSRSLLLQLNPLEDDSIKELITRALSDERGIGGRISAADDALEQLVLLAGGDGRRSLTYLEACAEAVEDGGTLTVETIKDNVNRAIVRYDRDGDQHYDVTSAFIKSIRGSDVDAALHYLARMIDAGEDPRFIARRLVIAASEDIGMADPTALTTATAAAQAVQLIGLPEGRIVLAQAVVHLATAPKSNAVYVAIDKALQDVREGKNYPVPQHLRDGHYEGAKKLGNAVGYSYPHDDPRGVVAQRYIPEALDDAVYYEPSTHGAEKRLYDFIGRLRRIVRG
- a CDS encoding prepilin peptidase — its product is MGDIIVAAHGGITYLGMSALCVLLIVVAGWDRIHARLPNALTGTALILALVLYPSAWWGGALWAGCYGLAWWRRWGIGGGDVKLAASLGIIAAAQGALVLPWVIAGAALLTLIDATLNHLSNTPSPTPRGRVPHGPGMVAATLVVVALGA
- a CDS encoding shikimate dehydrogenase, with product MAHMPYAAVVGSPIDHSLSPVLHNAGYLAAGLSQWSYGRREATAEQLPALMAEAAQNPDMAGLSVTMPCKFEAAAHAAELSPRARAIGSANTLVRTESGWRADNTDVEGIHGGLGVLGVDIADQPVVIIGGGGTARPAVYAAGELGAAEITVINRSDKSEQLQELSAAPVRWLSWEHTGDIAEVCRRSAVVISTVPAAVVAGAEELIAQAPVFDVIYDPWPTPLVALARERGMACVGGLSMLAHQAFSQFEQFTGVAAPRESMVAALAEATGVPATEIACAR
- the mltG gene encoding endolytic transglycosylase MltG, producing the protein MAQRPQAQRGRRMEPVYVKRRQRGVAILVASLLLIIGSIIYIAVMRANPPSLADYAGDGNGEIELVQINEGETVSELGVELVDRGIVKSNGAFQKAAGANPDAANIQPGFYRLQGQMSAEAAVAALVDPANKAEALQVPGGQTLMDVRVVGGDTRLGILSEISRISCEDQAGDCIKLPDLEKAAATANLEELGVPSWAIEPVRARGEDPKRLEGLIAPGTYVIDPKADATAVLKDLVSRSTKMYNDTDIVARAQAIGLSPYELLTAASLVEREAPAGDFDKVARVILNRLHEPMRLEFDSTVNYGLPEVEVATTDEDRARVTPWNTYAKEGLPETPIAAPSEEALRAMENPAEGNWLFFVTVDKDGTTVFNDNFEQHQADTQRAIDNGVLDSGREAPEPAEPPAPEAPPAPEAP